A single Roseinatronobacter monicus DNA region contains:
- the rbfA gene encoding 30S ribosome-binding factor RbfA translates to MGTNRFDTPRGPSQRQLRVGELIRRNLSEVLARGDVHDPELTRWVITVSEVRMATDLKVATAYIMPLGGKGQKEALAALRRNKGELRHQMTRDMTLKYAPDLRFQLDESFDRMEETRRLLQDERVQRDVANGREDDEPQA, encoded by the coding sequence ATGGGAACAAATCGCTTTGATACACCTCGAGGGCCATCTCAACGTCAGCTTCGCGTGGGCGAGCTGATCCGACGCAATTTGTCGGAAGTGCTGGCGCGTGGGGATGTCCATGACCCGGAGCTGACGCGCTGGGTCATCACCGTCAGCGAAGTGCGCATGGCCACCGATCTGAAGGTGGCGACAGCTTATATCATGCCCTTGGGCGGCAAAGGCCAGAAAGAAGCACTGGCAGCCCTGCGGCGCAACAAAGGCGAGTTGCGCCACCAGATGACGCGCGACATGACCCTGAAATATGCCCCCGATCTGCGCTTTCAACTGGATGAAAGCTTTGACCGGATGGAAGAAACGCGCAGATTGCTGCAAGATGAACGCGTGCAGCGCGACGTCGCAAACGGACGCGAGGATGATGAACCTCAGGCGTAA
- a CDS encoding DUF1643 domain-containing protein encodes MITRTHIKGDAASSAVYSPCECFRYMLTREWAPERGRALFVMLNPSTATEVQNDPTVERCERRARALGFGAFRVCNIFAYRATDPRVMRAAPDPVGPLNDAAIAESAAWADQIICAWGTHGAHLNRGAQVEAVLRATGQALSHLGLSKHGHPKHPLYIGYAVQPVPWA; translated from the coding sequence CTGATAACCCGCACCCATATAAAGGGCGATGCGGCTTCCAGCGCGGTGTACTCGCCCTGCGAATGTTTTCGCTACATGCTGACGCGCGAATGGGCGCCCGAGCGGGGGCGCGCGCTGTTTGTCATGCTCAACCCCTCCACCGCGACCGAAGTGCAGAACGACCCCACGGTCGAGCGCTGCGAACGCCGCGCCCGCGCGCTGGGGTTTGGTGCGTTCCGCGTGTGCAACATCTTTGCCTATCGCGCGACCGACCCGCGCGTCATGCGCGCCGCCCCTGACCCGGTTGGCCCCCTGAATGACGCAGCTATCGCCGAAAGTGCGGCATGGGCCGATCAGATCATCTGCGCATGGGGCACACATGGCGCGCATCTGAACCGCGGCGCGCAGGTCGAGGCCGTGTTGCGCGCAACCGGCCAAGCGCTGTCGCATCTGGGCCTGAGCAAACACGGCCACCCCAAGCACCCGCTCTATATCGGCTATGCCGTGCAGCCGGTGCCTTGGGCTTAG
- a CDS encoding phosphodiester glycosidase family protein — protein MMNLRRNLAALAALLLCATSAAADCANTEFQGQNFTYCRANASDDIRLFLYAKDTQVYGNFRTVDEALARDGKKLAFAMNGSMYHPDRSPVGLFVEKGEEVSRIVTSEGPGNFGLLPNGVFCIEDSRFTLIESRSFASAPPQCQYAAQSGPMLVIDGAYHPRFLNDSDSRLIRNGVGVSADGKRAVFAIANSPVNFYEFARFFRDYLEMPQALYIDGNVSRLHAPALRRSDWGTLLGPIVGKVVDVTTPTN, from the coding sequence ATGATGAACCTCAGGCGTAACCTCGCGGCCTTGGCGGCCCTTTTGCTGTGTGCAACCAGCGCCGCTGCCGACTGCGCCAACACCGAGTTTCAGGGGCAGAACTTCACCTATTGCCGCGCCAATGCCAGCGACGATATCCGCCTGTTCCTTTATGCCAAAGACACACAGGTTTACGGCAATTTCCGCACAGTGGACGAAGCCTTGGCCCGCGATGGCAAGAAGCTGGCCTTTGCGATGAATGGCAGCATGTATCACCCCGACCGCAGCCCGGTGGGCCTGTTCGTTGAGAAGGGTGAGGAGGTCTCGCGCATTGTCACCTCAGAGGGGCCGGGCAATTTCGGGCTGTTGCCCAATGGTGTGTTCTGCATCGAAGACAGCCGCTTTACCCTGATTGAGAGCCGCAGTTTTGCGTCGGCCCCGCCACAATGCCAATATGCCGCGCAATCGGGGCCAATGCTGGTGATTGACGGTGCCTATCATCCGCGCTTTCTGAACGATTCCGACTCGCGGCTGATCCGCAATGGTGTGGGTGTCAGCGCCGATGGAAAGCGCGCCGTTTTCGCCATCGCCAATAGCCCGGTGAATTTCTATGAATTTGCACGGTTTTTCCGTGATTATCTGGAAATGCCGCAGGCGTTGTATATTGATGGCAATGTCTCGCGCTTGCATGCGCCCGCGCTCAGGCGGTCGGACTGGGGCACTCTGCTGGGGCCAATCGTCGGCAAGGTTGTTGACGTCACCACCCCGACCAACTAG
- the truB gene encoding tRNA pseudouridine(55) synthase TruB, which translates to MGRKRKGRAISGWLVIDKPAGITSTAVVNKVRWALQAQKAGHAGTLDPAATGVLAVALGEATKTVPFITDALKCYRFMVRLGQATTTDDAEGAVIATSDQRPTDAAIVAALAAFRGDIQQIPPQFSAVKVEGERAYDIARAGDEMELAARPLWVERLDMIARPDADHVELEMVCGKGGYVRSIARDLGAALECQGHVAWLRRTWSGPFEASDGLSMEQIEALAHSPALDTHLRPLEQGLCDLPELPATPEGAAKLRNGNPGMVLTSSVAYGDTAWASYQGRAVAVGIYKAGELHPNRVFNPD; encoded by the coding sequence ATGGGACGCAAGCGCAAGGGCCGCGCCATTTCGGGGTGGCTGGTGATCGACAAGCCTGCGGGCATCACATCGACCGCAGTGGTCAACAAGGTGCGTTGGGCGCTTCAGGCGCAAAAGGCGGGCCATGCAGGCACGCTGGACCCTGCTGCAACGGGCGTTCTGGCTGTCGCCTTGGGCGAGGCCACGAAAACAGTGCCCTTCATCACCGACGCACTCAAGTGCTACCGTTTCATGGTGCGGCTGGGTCAGGCCACCACCACCGATGACGCCGAAGGCGCGGTTATCGCCACATCAGACCAGCGCCCCACCGACGCGGCGATCGTGGCCGCTCTGGCCGCCTTTCGCGGCGACATCCAGCAAATCCCACCCCAGTTCTCCGCCGTCAAGGTCGAGGGCGAGCGCGCCTATGACATTGCCCGCGCAGGCGACGAGATGGAGTTGGCCGCCCGCCCGCTCTGGGTTGAACGGCTGGACATGATTGCCCGCCCGGACGCGGACCATGTCGAGTTGGAAATGGTCTGCGGCAAGGGCGGCTATGTACGCTCTATCGCGCGCGATCTGGGGGCAGCGCTCGAGTGCCAAGGCCATGTCGCATGGCTGCGCCGCACATGGTCCGGCCCGTTCGAGGCAAGCGACGGGCTGAGCATGGAACAAATCGAGGCGCTGGCCCATAGCCCCGCGCTCGACACCCACCTGCGCCCATTGGAGCAGGGCCTGTGCGATCTGCCCGAATTGCCCGCCACGCCCGAAGGGGCCGCCAAACTGCGCAACGGCAATCCCGGCATGGTGCTGACATCCTCGGTTGCGTATGGCGACACGGCATGGGCCAGCTATCAGGGCCGCGCTGTGGCAGTGGGCATCTACAAGGCTGGCGAATTGCACCCCAATCGCGTGTTCAACCCCGACTGA
- the fabA gene encoding bifunctional 3-hydroxydecanoyl-ACP dehydratase/trans-2-decenoyl-ACP isomerase has product MSAFPSSFDKEALLACSRGELFGPGNAQLPAPPMLMMDRITEVSSDGGAHGKGHIVAEFDIHPDLWFFECHFPGNPIMPGCLGLDGLWQLTGFNLGWRGWQGRGYALGVGEVKLTGMVRPDRKLLTYKIDFTKALQTRRLTMGVADGIVEADGDVIYQVKDMKVALSEA; this is encoded by the coding sequence ATGTCCGCTTTTCCCAGTTCCTTTGACAAAGAGGCCTTGCTGGCCTGTTCGCGCGGCGAATTGTTCGGCCCCGGCAATGCACAACTGCCTGCCCCACCCATGCTGATGATGGACCGGATCACCGAAGTTTCCAGCGACGGGGGCGCACATGGCAAGGGCCATATCGTGGCAGAGTTCGATATTCACCCTGATCTGTGGTTTTTCGAGTGCCATTTCCCCGGCAATCCGATCATGCCGGGCTGTCTGGGGCTGGACGGGCTGTGGCAATTGACCGGCTTCAACCTTGGCTGGCGCGGCTGGCAGGGGCGGGGCTATGCGCTGGGCGTGGGCGAGGTGAAGCTGACCGGCATGGTGCGCCCGGATCGCAAACTGCTGACCTACAAGATTGATTTCACCAAGGCCCTTCAGACGCGCCGCCTGACGATGGGGGTGGCCGATGGGATTGTCGAAGCGGATGGCGATGTGATCTATCAGGTCAAGGATATGAAGGTCGCGCTGTCCGAGGCGTGA
- the dapB gene encoding 4-hydroxy-tetrahydrodipicolinate reductase, with the protein MVRIAVMGASGRMGQMLVRLVDDSDLATLSAVVERAGHDWVGRDLGVATGGSARGLIVTDDLDEALEQSDVVIDFTAPVVSVALAHKAAAAGVAHVIGTTGFSAEDLSAIAQAGKTGRIVRAGNMSLGVNLLVKLTRQVAEALGTDYDIEIVEAHHRHKVDAPSGTALMLGEAAADGRGVALGDVADRARDGITGARAVGDIGFHAIRGGDYIGEHDVIFAGEGERIVLRHVASDRALFARGAIRAAIWAEGQGPGEYSMLDVLGL; encoded by the coding sequence ATGGTCAGGATTGCCGTGATGGGGGCTTCGGGGCGCATGGGGCAAATGCTTGTGCGGCTGGTGGATGACAGCGATCTGGCGACATTGTCGGCGGTGGTGGAGCGCGCGGGCCATGACTGGGTGGGGCGCGATCTTGGCGTGGCGACGGGGGGGAGTGCTCGCGGGCTGATCGTGACCGATGACCTTGATGAAGCGCTGGAGCAATCCGATGTCGTGATAGATTTCACTGCGCCTGTGGTGTCGGTCGCCTTGGCGCACAAGGCTGCTGCGGCAGGGGTGGCGCATGTGATCGGCACGACAGGCTTTAGCGCGGAGGATCTGAGCGCCATTGCGCAGGCGGGCAAAACCGGGCGGATTGTGCGGGCGGGCAATATGAGCCTTGGCGTCAATCTGCTGGTCAAGCTGACACGACAGGTCGCCGAAGCCTTGGGCACGGATTACGATATCGAGATTGTCGAGGCGCATCACCGCCACAAGGTCGACGCCCCCTCGGGCACGGCATTGATGCTGGGCGAGGCTGCCGCAGACGGGCGCGGTGTGGCGCTGGGCGATGTGGCAGACAGGGCGCGCGACGGGATCACGGGCGCGCGCGCCGTGGGCGATATCGGCTTTCATGCCATTCGGGGGGGCGATTACATCGGCGAGCATGATGTGATCTTCGCGGGCGAGGGCGAGCGGATCGTGCTGCGCCATGTTGCATCCGACCGGGCTTTGTTCGCGCGCGGGGCCATTCGCGCCGCGATCTGGGCCGAAGGGCAGGGGCCGGGCGAATACTCCATGCTGGATGTGCTGGGATTGTGA
- a CDS encoding alpha/beta fold hydrolase, with the protein MATESDTGLMPVNGVEIAYTVKGRGPPVLLLHGFPQTRAMWGPVTQVLAQRHTVVMADLRGYGGSGKPGLDRPQDCAAYSFRAMGLDQFGLMSALGFERFHLVGHDRGARVAHRMALDDGARLASLTLMDIVPTHLLLTELHHAVARSYFHWFFLAQPHPFPEQMIATDPDYFFESCLLGWGGATLEDFAPAQMAAYRDAWRDPAVIFGMCQDYRAALDHDLAQDAQAIGAKFDGPSLVLFGAQGAMAQHFDVPATWGPWLANMQAQGIAGGHFFPDTAPSETAQALRDFLGAQADVVQR; encoded by the coding sequence ATGGCCACAGAATCTGACACCGGACTGATGCCCGTGAACGGGGTGGAGATTGCGTATACGGTCAAAGGGCGCGGCCCGCCCGTCTTGCTGCTGCATGGCTTTCCGCAGACGCGCGCCATGTGGGGGCCGGTCACGCAAGTGTTGGCGCAGCGTCACACAGTGGTCATGGCGGATTTGCGCGGCTATGGCGGATCAGGCAAGCCGGGGCTGGACCGCCCGCAAGATTGCGCCGCATACAGCTTTCGCGCGATGGGGCTGGATCAGTTTGGCCTGATGTCGGCGCTGGGGTTTGAGCGGTTTCATCTGGTGGGCCATGATCGCGGGGCGCGGGTTGCGCACCGGATGGCGCTGGATGATGGTGCGCGCCTTGCCAGCCTGACGTTGATGGATATTGTGCCCACGCATCTGCTGCTGACAGAGCTGCATCACGCGGTGGCGCGCAGCTATTTTCACTGGTTCTTTCTTGCACAGCCGCACCCGTTTCCAGAGCAGATGATTGCCACTGACCCCGATTATTTCTTTGAAAGCTGTCTGTTGGGCTGGGGCGGTGCCACGCTTGAAGACTTCGCGCCAGCGCAGATGGCGGCTTACCGTGATGCCTGGCGCGATCCGGCGGTGATTTTTGGCATGTGTCAGGATTACCGCGCGGCGCTGGATCATGATCTGGCGCAGGACGCGCAGGCTATTGGTGCCAAGTTTGATGGCCCGTCACTGGTGCTGTTTGGCGCACAGGGGGCTATGGCGCAGCATTTTGATGTGCCCGCCACATGGGGGCCGTGGCTGGCGAACATGCAGGCACAGGGGATTGCGGGCGGGCATTTCTTTCCAGACACCGCTCCGTCTGAAACGGCACAGGCGCTGCGGGATTTTCTGGGCGCGCAGGCGGATGTCGTGCAGCGCTAA
- a CDS encoding putative quinol monooxygenase, which produces MRLTKAEAGCVSFEVSQSDNPLVWNVDECFVDRQAFEFHQQRTRASTWWTATAEIPRQFEVSGLS; this is translated from the coding sequence ATCCGCCTGACCAAGGCCGAGGCAGGATGCGTTTCTTTTGAGGTTTCCCAGTCGGATAACCCCCTTGTCTGGAATGTTGACGAGTGTTTTGTCGACAGGCAAGCGTTTGAATTCCACCAGCAAAGAACCCGCGCTTCGACTTGGTGGACGGCCACTGCGGAAATTCCACGCCAGTTCGAGGTATCCGGGCTTTCGTGA
- the irr gene encoding Fur family transcriptional regulator Irr, whose translation MDHSFASLTDTALASGTKWLAHAKVRPTRQRMSLAALLVGDGKDRHVTAEGLFLAAKASGEAVSLATVYNTLKAFCDAGLMNEITVDATRSYFDTCVEDHPHYFWEDTQELTDAPSAEVAFSRLPEPPEGAEIARVDVVIRLRRR comes from the coding sequence ATGGATCACAGCTTCGCTTCACTCACTGATACGGCACTGGCGTCAGGCACAAAATGGCTGGCGCATGCAAAAGTGCGTCCGACGCGGCAGCGCATGTCGCTCGCGGCCCTGCTGGTCGGGGATGGCAAGGACAGGCATGTGACCGCCGAAGGGCTGTTTCTCGCGGCCAAGGCCAGCGGCGAGGCGGTCTCGCTGGCGACCGTCTACAACACGCTCAAGGCGTTCTGCGATGCAGGGCTGATGAATGAAATCACGGTCGATGCAACGCGGTCCTATTTCGACACCTGTGTCGAGGATCATCCGCATTACTTCTGGGAAGATACGCAGGAACTGACAGATGCCCCCTCGGCAGAAGTTGCGTTCTCACGCCTGCCAGAACCGCCCGAAGGGGCCGAGATTGCGCGCGTTGATGTCGTCATCCGCCTGCGGCGGCGCTGA
- a CDS encoding dihydrodipicolinate reductase, translated as MRIITGYITAFILSAAPAFADFQPVREESNFRALVEGRDLTRFGVRLQVLPQGQITGRGFGMRVGGEWEWRDGYFCRTLVFGQSGDPYNCQLVLQDGDTLRFISDQGQGDQADLRLR; from the coding sequence ATGCGGATCATCACAGGATATATCACAGCATTCATATTGAGTGCGGCACCGGCATTTGCAGATTTCCAACCTGTCCGTGAGGAAAGCAATTTCCGCGCACTGGTGGAAGGCCGCGATCTGACGCGGTTCGGTGTGCGATTACAGGTCTTGCCCCAAGGGCAGATCACAGGGCGCGGGTTCGGGATGCGCGTGGGCGGTGAATGGGAATGGCGCGACGGCTATTTCTGCCGGACCCTGGTGTTTGGCCAGTCGGGCGACCCGTATAATTGCCAGCTGGTGCTGCAAGATGGCGACACTTTGCGCTTCATCTCGGATCAGGGGCAGGGCGATCAGGCAGATTTGCGGCTGCGGTAG